A genomic stretch from Pseudomonas mendocina includes:
- a CDS encoding cytochrome c oxidase subunit 3: MSSPETHANYYVPAQSKWPIIASLGLLITVFGVATWFNDMSAGREESNGPLIFFIGALFIAYMLFGWFGNVINESRAGLYSPQMDRSFRWGMSWFIFSEVMFFAAFFGALFYIRTFAGPWLGGEGAKGVANMLWPSFEYTWPLLNTPDPKLYPAPSGVIGAWGLPLVNTILLVTSSLTLTFAHHALRKGHRKPLTIWLALTVLLGAAFLVLQVEEYIHAYNELGLTLGSGIYGATFFMLTGFHGAHVTLGALILTVMLIRIIRGHFTPEQHFGFEAAAWYWHFVDVVWIALFVFVYVL, encoded by the coding sequence ATGTCGAGTCCTGAAACCCACGCAAACTATTACGTCCCTGCCCAGAGTAAGTGGCCGATCATTGCCAGCTTGGGCCTTTTGATCACGGTGTTTGGCGTCGCCACTTGGTTTAACGACATGAGCGCAGGCCGAGAGGAATCCAACGGTCCGTTGATCTTCTTCATCGGTGCGCTATTTATCGCCTATATGCTGTTTGGCTGGTTCGGTAACGTCATTAATGAGAGTCGCGCTGGCCTGTATAGCCCACAGATGGACCGCTCATTCCGTTGGGGGATGAGCTGGTTCATTTTCTCCGAGGTGATGTTTTTCGCGGCCTTCTTCGGGGCCCTCTTCTATATACGGACGTTTGCCGGTCCCTGGTTGGGGGGGGAAGGTGCCAAGGGTGTGGCCAACATGCTGTGGCCGAGCTTTGAGTACACCTGGCCGCTGCTGAATACGCCGGACCCCAAACTGTATCCGGCGCCCAGCGGCGTGATCGGCGCCTGGGGGTTGCCGCTGGTGAATACCATTTTGCTGGTCACCTCCAGCTTGACTCTGACTTTCGCCCACCATGCGCTGCGTAAAGGTCATCGCAAGCCCCTGACCATTTGGCTGGCATTGACCGTTCTGCTGGGTGCCGCATTTTTGGTATTGCAGGTCGAGGAGTACATCCATGCTTACAACGAATTGGGGTTGACCCTAGGTTCGGGCATCTACGGCGCCACCTTCTTTATGCTCACGGGCTTTCACGGCGCGCACGTTACGCTGGGGGCGCTGATCCTGACTGTCATGTTGATTCGCATCATCCGCGGGCATTTCACCCCGGAGCAGCACTTCGGCTTCGAAGCAGCAGCGTGGTATTGGCACTTTGTCGACGTGGTGTGGATTGCCTTGTTCGTCTTTGTATACGTGTTGTGA
- a CDS encoding COX15/CtaA family protein: protein MSNPGFRLALFATLLAVIVVLLGAYTRLSHAGLGCPDWPGCYGFLGVPMSEHKQTLAEARFPDAPVEVAKGWYEMIHRYFAGALGLVILGLAGQALRARHQPAQPVKLPLLILGLVILQAAFGMWTVTLKLWPQVVTAHLLGGFATLGLLFLLTMRLSGRFPVLSAVPSSLRALAAAGLLLVIGQIALGGWVSANYAAVACVDLPYCHGEWWPNMDFANGFHLTQHIGPNYLGGQLDSDARTAIHMTHRMGALLVTLVLLVLAWRLKHYGLPRLAALLLLALAIQVGLGISNVLLHLPLLVAVAHNLGGAALMLTLLLINYRLRGLTAAASSRDSATDFVHVVGKQAHL from the coding sequence ATGAGCAACCCCGGATTTCGCTTAGCCCTCTTTGCCACGCTATTAGCCGTGATCGTGGTGCTGCTCGGTGCCTATACGCGTTTGAGTCACGCAGGGTTGGGTTGTCCGGATTGGCCGGGTTGTTATGGATTTCTCGGCGTACCGATGAGTGAGCACAAACAAACGCTCGCTGAAGCACGCTTCCCTGATGCACCGGTTGAAGTGGCGAAGGGCTGGTACGAAATGATCCACCGCTACTTCGCCGGGGCATTGGGGTTGGTGATCCTCGGGTTGGCTGGGCAGGCATTGCGAGCCCGCCATCAACCTGCGCAGCCAGTGAAACTGCCACTGCTGATTCTAGGGTTGGTGATCCTACAAGCCGCTTTTGGTATGTGGACAGTGACTCTGAAGCTCTGGCCGCAGGTCGTCACCGCACATCTGCTCGGAGGCTTCGCCACATTGGGTTTGTTGTTCCTGCTTACCATGCGTTTGTCCGGGCGTTTCCCAGTTTTATCTGCTGTACCCAGCTCATTACGGGCTTTGGCGGCAGCAGGGTTGTTACTGGTGATAGGGCAGATCGCGTTAGGCGGTTGGGTCAGCGCCAACTACGCTGCAGTAGCTTGTGTTGATCTGCCCTATTGTCATGGCGAGTGGTGGCCGAATATGGACTTCGCCAACGGTTTTCACCTGACTCAGCACATCGGCCCTAATTACCTTGGGGGGCAACTGGACAGCGACGCCCGCACAGCCATCCATATGACCCATCGTATGGGGGCTTTGCTTGTCACTCTGGTGTTGCTGGTTCTGGCCTGGCGGCTTAAGCATTACGGCCTTCCCCGGTTGGCGGCTCTGCTACTGCTGGCGCTGGCGATACAGGTCGGACTGGGCATCAGTAATGTCCTGTTGCACCTGCCGTTGCTGGTCGCGGTAGCCCATAACCTCGGTGGTGCCGCATTGATGCTGACACTGCTGCTGATCAACTACCGGCTGCGCGGCCTGACCGCTGCGGCTTCATCGCGTGATAGTGCGACCGACTTTGTTCATGTAGTCGGCAAACAGGCACACCTGTAG
- a CDS encoding cytochrome c oxidase assembly protein, with amino-acid sequence MSEATSNRRLVIRLLVVVLGMFGFGFALVPIYDVMCQAFGINGKTAGAYQASQSVVDESRQVRVQFLATNSADMMWEFHPVADEVLVHPGQSTEMIFIARNPSDKPMSAQAIPSVAPSTAAAFFHKTECFCFTQQVLQAGERIEMPVRFIVDKDLPKDVRHLTLAYTLFDITERKPPVAQTTP; translated from the coding sequence ATGAGCGAAGCCACGTCTAATCGTCGTCTGGTCATACGCCTGCTTGTGGTGGTGCTAGGGATGTTTGGCTTTGGCTTTGCTCTGGTGCCGATTTACGACGTGATGTGCCAGGCCTTTGGTATCAACGGCAAAACAGCGGGCGCTTATCAAGCCTCACAGTCGGTAGTGGATGAGTCGCGTCAGGTGCGGGTGCAGTTTCTTGCCACCAATTCGGCGGACATGATGTGGGAGTTTCATCCGGTTGCAGATGAAGTGCTGGTACATCCGGGGCAGAGCACGGAAATGATCTTCATCGCCCGAAACCCCAGTGACAAACCGATGAGTGCTCAGGCCATACCCAGTGTTGCGCCTTCAACTGCGGCTGCTTTTTTTCACAAGACCGAATGTTTTTGTTTTACCCAGCAGGTTCTGCAAGCCGGTGAACGTATCGAAATGCCGGTGCGTTTCATTGTGGATAAGGACCTGCCCAAGGACGTGCGTCACCTGACGCTGGCTTACACCTTGTTCGATATCACCGAGCGTAAACCGCCGGTGGCACAAACGACCCCTTAA
- a CDS encoding twin transmembrane helix small protein produces MLKVTIVLLLLATLVSLFSGLVFLVRDEGRSSRLVNTLTVRVSLTALTVALIAWGFFSGQLVSHVTW; encoded by the coding sequence ATGCTCAAGGTCACTATCGTTCTACTCCTGCTGGCCACTCTAGTGAGTCTGTTCAGTGGCCTGGTCTTTCTGGTCAGGGACGAAGGTCGCAGCTCACGCCTAGTCAACACCCTGACTGTGCGCGTGAGCCTGACCGCATTGACCGTGGCGCTGATCGCCTGGGGTTTCTTCAGCGGTCAATTGGTCAGCCACGTCACCTGGTAA
- a CDS encoding SURF1 family protein: MNTTSSIDSVRRRTFSPGVLPTVVLLVLLPCLLALGFWQLSRAEEKRQLLAINEARQQAAPVSISELEREPDPSYRRVHLQGFFDARHSLLLDNRTRDGKAGVELLQPFYDQLSGLWVLLNRGWLPWPDRRASPQFTTPDDLMQLQGWVYVPLESDWQLKGTEAGGEWPRLITAVEVQKLWQQLGRGGLNYEVRLQPGPAALRADWPVVAMNPDKHTGYAVQWFAMAAALVGLFIYLGLFNARENRNEPSHHHA; encoded by the coding sequence ATGAATACAACCAGCAGTATAGACAGCGTACGTCGGCGCACCTTTAGTCCAGGTGTGCTGCCAACTGTTGTCTTGCTGGTGCTGTTGCCATGTCTGCTGGCGCTGGGCTTCTGGCAATTGTCCCGTGCTGAGGAAAAGCGCCAGCTGTTGGCCATAAATGAGGCTCGCCAGCAGGCGGCCCCGGTGTCCATCAGTGAGTTGGAGCGTGAGCCCGATCCTTCTTATCGGCGCGTGCACCTGCAAGGTTTCTTTGATGCACGCCACAGCTTGTTGCTGGACAACCGAACCCGTGACGGCAAGGCCGGTGTTGAGCTGTTGCAGCCTTTCTACGACCAGCTCAGTGGCCTGTGGGTATTGCTTAATCGCGGCTGGTTACCTTGGCCGGATCGGCGAGCAAGCCCGCAATTCACTACCCCGGATGATCTGATGCAGCTGCAAGGTTGGGTGTATGTGCCGCTGGAGTCGGACTGGCAGCTAAAGGGGACTGAGGCCGGGGGAGAGTGGCCGCGCCTGATCACCGCTGTGGAGGTGCAAAAGCTCTGGCAACAGCTAGGCCGTGGCGGGCTGAATTATGAGGTGCGCCTGCAACCTGGCCCTGCCGCTCTGCGGGCAGACTGGCCTGTGGTGGCGATGAATCCAGACAAACATACAGGTTATGCCGTGCAGTGGTTTGCCATGGCTGCGGCTCTAGTCGGCCTGTTCATCTATTTAGGACTGTTCAATGCCCGGGAGAATCGCAATGAACCCAGCCATCACCATGCCTGA